The genomic interval CCCGGCGACCGCGTGCTGCTGAACTGGGCGGTGCCCTGCCTCGCCTGTGGGGCGTGCCGCCACGGCCACCGCAACCTCTGCGAGCGGCAGAACCCGGCGACCACCCCGCCGGGCTCGCCGACCACCGGCGCCGCCCACGCCGCAGCGACCCGCCTCGGCGGGGAGCCGCTCGAGCGGTCGTTCCACCTGGGCACGATGAGCGGGCGGACGGTCGTGCGGGAGGCCGCGGCGGTCCGCATCCCCGACGGCCACGACATCTCCTGGGGCGCCGCCTGCATCATCGGCTGCGGCGTGATGACCGGCTTCGGCTCGGCGGTGAAGGCCGGCGAGGTCCGAGCCGGCGACCGCTGCGTGGTGCTCGGCTGCGGCGGCGTCGGCCTCTCCGCGGTGCAGGGCTGCCGCATCGCGGGCGCCTCCCGCGTCGTCGCCGTCGACCTCTTCGACGCCCGCCTGGAGATGGCACGGGCCTTCGGGGCCACCGACACGATCCGCGCCGAGCGCGACGACGCCGGCCTCGCCGGCGTCGCGGCGCAGGTCCGCGCGCTCTTCGCCGGCGAGGGCGCCGACGTCGCCGTGGAATGCACCGCCGTGCCGGCGCTGGGCGCCGCGCCGCTGGCGATGGTCCGCAACGGCGGCACGGCCGTGCAGGCGTCCGGCATCGAGGAAGAGATCACCGTCGACATGCGCCTCTTCGAGTGGGACAAGACCTACCGCAATCCGCTCTACGGCGGCTGCGACCCCGCCGTCGACCTGCCCCGGCTGCTGGAGCTGCACCGCGGCGGCAAGCTGCTGCTCGAGGAGATGGTCAGCCGGTCCTACGCGCTGGAGGAGCTGGACGAAGCCTTCGCCGACATGCGTTCGGGCGCCATCGCCAAGGGCGTCATCCTCTTCGGCGACTGACGCCCACGACCATGCCGCCCTTCCGAACCCTCGAGCTCTCCGACCCCGCCTTCGAAACGGACCACCTCCGCCGGGTCACGGTCAAGACGCCGAACCTCGGCGGCCGCGGCGACCTCACGGTGTTCGTTCCACCGGGCACCGCGCCGGAGGAGAAGCTGCCGGTGGTCACGCTGCTGCACGGCGTGTACGGCAGCCACTGGTGCTGGTCGGCCAAGGCCGGCGTGCACCGCACCGCCGCGGCGATGATCGCCTCGGGCGAGCTGCCGCCGCTGCTGATCGCGATGCCCGGCGACGGCGGCCGCTTTGATGGCACCGGCTACCGCCGCCACCGCGACGCCGACTACGGCGCCTGGATCGTCGAGGACGTCCCCGCGGCGCTGATCCAGGCCGGGCTGCCCGCCGGTGCCGAGGCCCCCCGCTTTCTCGCCGGCCTGTCGATGGGCGGGTACGGCGCTCTCCGCCTGGGTGCCATGCACCCCGACCGCTTCGCCGGCTTCGCCGGCCACTCCTCGATCACCCGCTTCGAGGAGCTCGGCGGCTTCGTGGAGGAAGACCTCGACGCCTACGACCTCGTCGACGGCGACCCGCACGCCATCGACGCCCTGCTCCGCAACCGCGACCGCCTGCCGCCCTTCCGCTTCGACTGCGGCGTCGACGACCCGCTGATCGACGGCAACCGCCGCCTGCACCGGGAGCTCGACGCAGCCGGCATCGCCCACGGCTACGCCGAGCACCCCGGCGGCCACGAATGGCCGTACTGGCAGCGGCACGTGAGCGACACGCTGCGCTTCTTCGGCGGCATCCTCCGCGGGGCCTGAAGCCCGACGCGCCGCCGCGGCGCGTCAACCGCCGTCGGCGTGCGGCGGAACGCCCATCACGTGGAACCCGCCGTCGACGTGGATGGTTTCGCCGGTGACGCCGCTGGAGAGGTCGCTGAGCAGGTAGACCGCGGTGTCGCCGACCTCCTCGCCGGTGTTGCACCGCTTCATCGGGGCGGTGTGCTCCTGGTACGCGATCATCTTGTCCATGCCGCCCACGCCGGCCCCGGCGAGCGTCTTGAAGGGTCCGGCGGAGATCGAGTTGACGCGGACGTTGCGGTCGGGCTGCCCCAGCTCCGCGGCGAGGTAGCGCGTCGTGTGCTCCAGGCACGCCTTCGCGACGCCCATCACGTTGTAGCCGGGCGCGACCTTCTCGCCGCCGTAGTAGCTCATGTTCACCAGGGCGCCGCCGGGCCGGGCCTTCTCTGCGGTCGTCCGCTGCATGAGCGGCAACGCCCGCTGGGCCATCGCCAGCAGCGTGTACGCGGACGTGTCCATCGCGGCGGTGAAGACGCTGCGCGGCGTGGTGTGGAAGGTGTCGGGCTTGAGGTAATCCCGATCGGCGAAGGCGATCGAGTGCACGACGGCGTCGAGGCGGTCGTGGTCCTTGCCGTACCGGTCGAAGACCCGGTCGAGGCTCTCGTCGCTGTTGGCGTCGCACTCGACCAGCCACGGATCGCTCACGCCGAGGCTCTCGCAGGCCTTCTTCACGCGGTGCTCCATCTTGCCCATCGGCAGGTAGGTGAAGCCCAGTTCCGCCCCGTGGGCGATCAGCTGCTTGGCGATGAAGTAGGCGTAGGAGCGCTCGTTGGCGATCCCGAAGATGAGGCCCTTGTGGCCGGAGAGCAGACCCATTCGGTGCGTCCTTGTCGACTGCCGCCTGGCGGCGGGGTGGCGGGGAAGAGAGGCGGGCAGGCTACCGGGCCCGGCCCGGGGCGTCACGCCGCCGGCGAGCCGCGCCGCGGGGAGAAGCGACGCCCGGCGCTCCCACCGGCTCGGCTCTGCCGGTCTCAGCGCTCCGCGGGAGAGGCGGCGAGGCGAGGGTCCAGGAGGACGACCTCGGCTTCGGCCCGCAGCGCGCGGGCGGCCTGCTCCATCCTCAGCCGTTCGAGGTCGGCCCGGACGGCGCCGCGGACCGCCGCCTCTTCCTCGGCGAAGAGTGCACCGTCCGCGGGCAGCACCTCCTCGAGCCGGATCAGGGCGTAGCCGAACCCCGCCCCCAGCGCGACGGGGTTGCTGACCTCACCGGGCGCCAGGCTCTGCACGGCGGAGCGGACGGCGGCGGGGAAGGTGGCGTCGTCGGGGTGGATCGGCGGCAGCAGGCCGCCGGCGGCGCGGCTCGCGTCGGTGGAGTGCTCGGAAGCGAGCGTCGCGAACGGCTCGCCGGCGACCGCACGCTCCCGGAGTGTCTGCGCCTCGGCGGCCGTGGCGACCGAGAGGAGGCGCGCCCGGTAGCGCCGGCCGTGCGACCGCTCGAAAGCGCGTCGCACCGCGGCGTCGTCCACCACGACCTCCCCCGCGACGAGCTTGCGCAGGCCGGCGTTGCGGCGCAGCAGCGCCGCGAAGCGGACCGGGCCCAGCCCCCGCCGCTCCCGCAGCGTGGCGAGCAGACGCTCCGCGGCGTCGGGATCGTTAGACAGCGCCGCCAGGAGGCGCTCCCGCTCGGCCCCGAGGTCCTCCGCGGCGAGCGCCTCGCCACGCGATCGGAGCTGCGCGTCGATGAGCCGGCCGAGCGCGATCTCCTCGAGAACGGCGGGCCCGGCGGCCTCCACCAGCCGGTCGTTCAGCTCCGCCGCCGTCACCGGCTCGGCGGCGACGAAGGCGACGGCCGCGGCGGCGGGGACCGCGGCCGCGGCCGCCGCCGGCGGCCGACCCTCTCGGGCGCATCCGCCCGAGGCGGCGGCGACCGCCGCGAGGCCAAAGATCCACGCGGGGGCGGAGCGGGAGCGGGTCATCGCGGCACGCTAGAGCATCGTGGTCGATCTTCTCTTCGGCCTGCGCCCGCGGAGGCGACCAGGAAGGGGAACGCGGTGCAACCCCCGCCGCGGGGCGCGCCCGGCCGCCCGTACGCTGCCCCGGCCGATGCCCGTCCGCCGCCTCTTCGTCCACCTGGAGACCCTCTTCCTGGTCACGCTGATCAGCGTGCTGGTGTGGCTCTACGCCGAGGGGGCGATGGTGCGCAGCTACCCGCGGCAGCGGGTGGCCGTCGACTTCACGGGCCCCGCCGGCGGGCGGCTGGCGATCGAGCCGGAGCAGACGTCCGCCTTCGTGAGCTTCCGCGGCTCCGCCGCGCAGCTGCAGGAGCTCCGGGCGAGGCTCGCCGGCGGTCCGATCGAGATCCCGGTCCGCGCCGGCGGCGAGCCGCTGCAGGAGGTCGAGCTGGCGGAGCGGCTCGACCAGCTGCTGTTCACCCCGATGGGCCTGGTCATCGACGAGGTCGAGCCCGAGCGGATGGCGGTCCGGGTCCGACGCTTCGCCACCCGGGAGGTGCCGGTGCAGGTGGTCGCCGACGGGCTCGCGTTGCGGGAGGCGGCGGCGGCGAGCCCGGCCACCGCGCGCATCACCCTGCCCGAGGACCGGGTGGGGTTGCTGGAGCGGCTCGGCCCCGTGGCGCAGCTGACGGCGCAGCTCGCCGAGGGCGCCGGCCCCGCCGGCGAGGCGGCCGTGCTCACCCTGCCGCTCACGCTGCCCGAGGCCCTGCTCGAGGCGGGTGCGGAGCTCGAAACCGACGCCGCCGACGTTTCCTTCACGCTGGCCGCGCCGGAGTCGACCCTCACGCTGGACGCGATCCCGCTGCGCCAGCTCACCCCACTGAACTTCGCGTACGAGATCGTCGTCGCCAACGGCGAGAAGGTCCTGCGCGACGTCACGCTGGTCGGCCCGCCCGCCACGCTCGCCCGCATCCGCGAGGGCGACCCGGCTCACCCGGTCTGGGCCGAGATCCAGCTGACCGACGCCGCGTCGCTCACCGAGGGCAGCCGCGTCGTGCCGGTGATCGTGCGGACCGGCGGGCGGACCGGCGTCACGGCCTCGGGCTTGCGGAACCTGGAAGTCCAGCTGGTGCGGAAGCCCTGAGCGGACGCGGCTTACGGCCGACCCGCATCCTGTCGCTCCCCGAGGCCAGCGATCAGGACCCCGGGGCGGACCCGCCCATCGAGGCGATGTAGGCCTCGGTGCGGTCGAGTTCCTTCTTCAGGTGACGCACCCGGAGCAGGCTCTTCACGCGCGTCAGCAGCTCCAGCCGGTTCACCGGCTTGGGGAGGAAGTCGTCGGTGCCCGCCTCGACGCCGCGCTCGATGTCGCCGAGCTCGTTGAGCGCGGTGACCATCATCACGGGGACGCCGCGGGTGCGGGGATCGTCCTTGAGGCGTTGGCACACCTCGAAGCCGGACATCCGCGGCATCATCACGTCCAGCAGCACGAGGTCCGGCAGCGGCCGCTCCGCGTCCTCCATCCGCTTGAGCGCCTCGTGCCCGTCCATCGCGGTCTCGACCGTCACCGGCAGGTGGTCGAGGTAGGCCTGGAGCAGCTCGACGTTCTGCTCGTTGTCGTCGACGACGAAGATGAGGGCGCCCTCGACGCCCTCCCCGGCGGAGGAAGCGGCGGCGGGAGCGGACGGGGCATCGGGCATGCGGTGCTCAGCGGGAGGCGTCGGAGGGATCCGCGGATCGCGGGCTTCCCGCAGCTTAAACGCTCGCGGTCCGCGGATCGGCGAGGGCGGCAAGGGCGGCGCGGAGCCGGGCGAGCTCGGGCTCGGTGGCGGGGTCGGCGGCCTCCAGCCGGTGCCGGAGCGCGGCCAGGTCGGCGGCGTCGTCGACGTCGTGCCAGGGAGGGAGCGCCGTGAACGGCAGCGAGGCCGCGGCCGCGGCGGCTCGGGTCTGCTCGAAGACCGTGGACGTGCCCCAATCGATGCCCGCGAGCAGCGGAGGCATCGGGCGCGAGACGGCGAGCGTCCAGTAGCCGCCGTCGCCGACGGGGCCGGCGGCGGCGAGCGTGCGGCCGCCGGTGCGGGCCGTGTCCACCCCCATCGCGATCCACCACGCCGCCTCCAGCGCGTCCAGCGGCACGTCCGGGCTGTCGACGCCGAGGCAAACCGCCCCGCCCTCGCCGCCGCAGCGGCCCATCCGCTCGCCGAGGTCGCCGCCGCCCTGCGGCACCACCTCCCAGCCGGCCGCCGACGGGGGGGCCCCGGCGGGATCGTCCATCGCGAGCCGGAGCCGGGGCCTCGGCTTGAAGCCGTCGAAGAAGCGCTTCGTGCGCGTCAGCACGGCGTCGAGCATCGCGGCGTGGACCGCCGCGGCCCTCGCGGGCGGGAGCGCCGGCTCGCCGCCGGGCCCGGTGGTTGTCAGCCGCGTCTTCACGCGGCCGGGCACCGCCGCCTTGGCCATCACCACGATCCGCACGACGGCGAAACCTTGAACGTCTTCGGGCATCCGGCCACGCTAGCGGTCGCCCCTGCGCCGCCTCCGGGCGCCTGGCCGCCACGTGGTGGGGGCTCCCGGGCGCGGGAGGGCCGGACCACGCCCCGCTCCCGCCGCGGGTGCTAACCTGACGGCTACGGCTGCGGCGGCGGCGACGCCGGGGGACCCCCCAACACCTGACCAAGCCGCGGCCCGCGCTGGGTCGCGGCGGGCTCCGCCGCCCGCGACCCGCTCCACCGCCTCCCGCACGAGACTCCTTCATGGCCGACGCAGCCACACCGATCCCCAAGCCCGGCATGCCGCTCACGCCGCCGCCGAGCGTCTGGACCAACCGCTGGGCGCCGCCGACCGACGAAGAGCTGCTGTCGAATCTGACCGGCAACACCGAGAACCACGTCCGCAACCTCATCCAGCGCGTCGAGGACGCCGCGCCGGGCATCCAGCGGAAGGTGATCTGGCACGGCATGAGCTGGCGCTGGACGATCCAGTTCACCAGCCCGTCGATCCTGGGCTACAACGACGCGAGCGACCAGGAGGACGAGCCGGGCCGCGACCTGCTCTACACGATCGTGCCCAACCCGCTGGAGGTGCTGGTGGTGATCCCGCTCCGGCCCGAGCACCTCGAGCACCTGCCGATCCGCCGGCTGAACCGCTACATCCGCGATGGCATCCGCAACGCCAAGTGGGCCGTGGACCTCCGCTGGGTGAAGTGGATCCCCACCGCCAACACCGAGGTCGAGCACCTGCTCGACCTGCTCAAGCGGAAGGCCAAGATCGCCACCGGCGACAGCCCCTCCCAGCGGCGCTCCCGCTCGGAGAGGGCGAAGGGAAACGCGCCGGCTGAGTCCGCCGCGGACGCCGACGCCGCCGAGGAGCGCGCCGAGGCCGCCGCCGCCCCGCGGCCCAAGCCCTCCGGCCCCCGCGTGCGCCCCTCGCGGGCCAAAACCGAAGCCGGGAAGAAGCGCGCCGCCGAGCGTGCCGCCGCCCGAGCGAAGGGCTGAGCGCCGCGGTGCCGCGTCGTGCGGCGAGCCACGGCACCGGCCTCGCCCCTCGCCCCTCGCCCCTCCGAACGCCCCGCTTCAGCACCGCGGCCGCCCGCGGCTCCGGTGCGAGGCGACGCGGGCGGCCTCAGGCCCGCAGCCTGCCGCCGGTCTTCCGCTCCAGGGTCCGCACCACCGCGGCGACGGCGGGCTCGACCTCTTCCCGCGTCAGCGTCTTCTCGGCGTCTCGGAAGACCATCCGCAGGGTGACGCTCTTGGTCCCGGGCTCCAGCGGCTTGCCGCGGTAGACGCCGACGCAGGCAAGCGATTCCATCCGCTCGGGCGAGGCTTCGGCCACCGCGGCCGCGACGCTCGCCCAAGGCGTCTCTTCGTCGACGACGATCGACAGGTCCCGCTCGGTCGAGGGGAAGCGCGGGAGCGGCGAGCTCTCGGCCGGCCGCCGCTGCGGCCCGAGCAGCCGATCGAGCGGGAACTCCATCGCCGCGACCGGGCAGGCGAGGCCGAAGCGCTTCTGCAAGCTCGGCGAGAGCAGGCCCAGCCGGCCGCCGGCTTCACCGCCCCAGAGCAGACCGGCCGAGGCGGCGAAGCCCGCGGCGGGTTCGGCGTCGGGAACGGCCTCGGGCGCATCGACGCCGAGGCGGGCCGCGGCCTCGGCCACCAGCCCGCGGAGCGAGCGGAGATCGCGCTCGGGCTCGGGCGCGTCGATCACCATGCCCAGCTGCCGCCGCTCCGTCGCCTCGGCGCCGCGGCGGGTCCACGTCGCCGCGAACTCGAAGCTGCGGGGATCCGCGTTCCCGGCGTCCTGGTTCCGCTTCCGCACGGCGAGCAGCGAGGGCAGCAGCGAGGGCCGCAGGAAGGGCGCCGCCGTCGAGCGGTCATCGTCGACCCGCACGAGCTCGTCTTCTCGGTGACCCAGCGCCGTGGCGTCCTCCCAGGTCGCCCAAGCGAAGCACATCGCCTCGTGCCCGCCGCCGGCGACGAGCACCTCGGCGAGCGTGCGGCCGGCCGCGAGACGCGGGTGCGGCGGCCGCACGGAGACCTCCAGCCGATCGCGGACCGGCAGGTCGTCGAGGCCCTCCAGCCGGGCCACCTCCTCGACGAGGTCGACCTCGCGTTGGAGGTCGTTCCGCCAGCCGGGCACCTCCGCCTCGCGTCGCGGACCTTCGCCGGGCAGGACCTCCAGGCCGAGCTTCCGCAGGTGGGCGACCTGCCGGTCCATGGGCACGTCGATGCCCAGCAGCGCGGAGCAGCGTGCGGGCCGCCAGGCCACGGGCGCGCGGGCGGGAACGCCGCCGCCGGCCTCGGCGAAGCCCGGGGCGGCGGTGCCGCCGGCGAGCGAGGCCACGAGCCCGGCGAGCCGGCGGCCGACGGCCTCCATCGCCGCGAGGTCGGTGCCGCGCTCGTAGCGGTGGCTCGCGTCGCTGGTGAGCTTGAGGGCCCGGGCCGTCCGCCTCGTGGTCAGCGCGTCGAACGCGGCCACCTCCAGGAAGACCTCCGTCGTGTCGGCGGTCACCTCCGAGCCCGCGCCACCCATCACCCCCGCGAGCGCCTGCGGCCGCTGGCCGTCGGCGATGACCAGCATCGACGGCTGGAGCGCGTAGGTCTCGTGGTTGATCGCCTCGAGCGTCTCGCCTTCGCGGGCGAAGCGTGCCTCGACGCGGCCGCCGGCGATCGCCGCGAGGTCGAAGGCGTGGGTCGGCTGGCCGGTGTCCATGAGCACGAGGTTGGTGGCGTCGACCACGTTGTTGACGGGGCGGAGCTTCACCGCCTCGAGCAGGTCGACCAGCCAGGCGGGGCTCGGGCCGACCTTCACGCCGCGGACGACGAAGCCCAGGTAGCGCGGGCAGGCACGGTCCGCGGCGGCGTCGATGCTCACCCGCACCGACGCCGCTTCCCCCGCGGGCGCCGCCGCGTCCACCGGCCACCGCGGCGGGACCAGCGACCGCCCCGTCGCCGCGCACAGCTCCCGGGCCAGCCCGCGGTGCGACAGGCAGTCGCCGCGGTTGCTGGTGACCTCCACGTCGAGCCCCGTGTCGTCGCCCGCCTCCCAGCGGCCCTCCACCGGGAAGCCCACGCGGGTGAGCGCCTCCGCCGCCTCGTCGGCGGTCACGGGGCGGTCGAGGTGACGGTTCAACCAGGCGAGCGAGGCGTTCATGGGGGGCGGAGGGTACCGGGCCTCCGCGCCTTCAATCCGGCGACGCGGCGGCGGCGGCGAGGCGTCGCCGGATCCGGCCGCGGGCCTCGCGGCTGAGCGTCGGCCGCGTCGGCCGCGGCGGCGGACCCGCCCGCACCGTGACCCGGTGCAGCGCCCGATCCATCGCCTCCAGCTGCCGGCCGAAGCGGCGGCAGGAGGTGCAGAGGCTGCGGTGCAGCCGCACCGCGAGAGCCTCGCGGACCGCCAGCCGCCGGTCGAGCGCGTCGCTGCCCAACCGCGACGCCTCGCGGCAGGTCAGCGTGAAGACCTTGCCCGGCGGCATCGGCTTCACCCGCCGCCCCCGCCCAGCCAGCGGAGGGCGAGGCACGCCCGCATCGCCAGCCTCGCCCGGTGCAGCCGCACCGAGACGCTCCCCGCCGTCACCCGCAGCGACGCGGCGATCTCGCTCACGCCCTCGTCGCCGCTGTACCGCCGGAAGAAGACCTCCCCGAGCGTCTCGGGCAGTTCTGCGCGGCAGCCGTCCACCACCCGGTGGAAATCCTCCTCGTGCATCGCGGCCGAGGGATCCACGCCCCAGGCGTCGACGCGGCGCTTCCACCGGCCGCGCCGATCGAAGAAGACGTCCTCCCCCTCGGGCAGCGCCTCGGTCGGGCGGCGCTGGTTCCGGCGGATCTCGTCGACCACCTTGTGGCGCAGGATGCCCATCAGCCACGCCCGCTCCGCCGCCACCCCCGCGTAGCCGTCGCGCCCCGCCCAGGCGGCGAGCAGCGTCTCCTGCACGAGGTCCTCGGCGCGGTGATCGTCCCGCTCGCGGCTCCGCGCGTAGCGGTAGAGGGCGTCGCCGTGGTCGTCGAGCCACCGCTCGGGGGAAGCGGGCGGGTCGGTCGTGGAGGGAGCTTCGGGCGGCATGGGGGCGTCGGCATCGCTCGCCGACGCGCGAGAACGCGGTCGCGGCGAGGCACGCCCGGTGTTCGAGCCCGACGCTCGCCCCCTACGGCCGGCCGCGGCCGCGGGTTCTGCACCGCTTCGCCAAGGAGCCGGGACCGCGCGGCGGCTGGGGCGGGCGCGGGAGGCCCCGGCCGCTGTCCACTTCAGCCACGCCCGATGCGGGAGCGGACCGCGCCCAGGAAGACGACGCCGCCGAGCATCGCCGTCCAGATGCCCACCGGGACCACCCCGATCGGCCGACCGCCGCGCTCGCTGGCGAGCGCCACGCCGGCGCCGAGCGCATCGGCCCCGATCAGAAGCGCCGCCCCGAGCAGGGCCGACGCCAGGACCAGCGGCCGGTGCCGCGGCCCGACGGCGACCCGGCCGAAGTGCGGGGCGATGAGCCCCACGTAGGCGATCGGCCCGGCCGCCGCGACGGCGGCCGCCGCGAGCAGCCCGGCGAGGCCGAACTGCACGGCCCGCAGACGCCCCACCGCCACGCCCAACGAGGCCGCCTCGTCGGGGTCCAGCGTCCCGACGTCCAGCGCCGGCCCGAGCCTCGCCAGCCACGCGACCCCCGCCAGCCCGCCGACGCCGGCGAGCACGACCGGCCACGACGCGGCCTCCGCCCCGAGCGTCCCGAGCATCCAGCGGGCCAGCGGCTCGCGCACGCCGGGGCCGCCGAGGTGGCCCAACAGCAGCACGGCCGCCCCGCCGATCGTCGAGACGACGACACCGACCAGCAGGACCCCCAGCGGGTCGAGCACCCCGCCGCGGCGGCCGAGCTTGAAGACCACCGCCATCGAGAGCCCGGCGCCCGCCGCCGCCCCGGAGCCGCTCGCGAGCCCCGCCCCCAGCGCCGCGCCCGCCCCGCCGGCGACCAGCGACACCGCGACCATCCCCGCCGCCGCGCCGGTGGAGAGCCCGAGCAGGTACGGCTCGGCGAGCGGGTTCCGCAGCAGCGCCTGCAGCGCGACGCCCGACGTGGCCAGCGCCACGCCCACCGCCGCGCCGACGCACAGCCGCTCCGCGCGGAGGCCGGGATAAGCCAAACCCAGCTCCGAGGAGCCGACGAGCAGCCGGGCGACGCAGGCGAGCACCAGCAGCATCCCGCAGACGAGCAGGCCGACCCTCGGACGCGTCCGCATCACCCCCCCTCCCGCTCCCGCATCGTCGGGCCCGGGGCTGCGCCGGGCGCCAGCGCCTCCCGGAAACGCCGCAGCGTCCCGACGAGGTTCGGCCCCGGCAGCAGCACGAAGCGGTCGACGAGGACCGCCACCCGCGTGCCCGGCAGCCGCGTGGCGAGGCTGGCCCGCTCGGCCTCCGCCGCGACGGCGTCCCGCCCCGGCAGCAGCAGCAGCACCACCTCGGGCGCCAGCGCCCGCAGGGCCTCCTCGTCCAGCGTGAGCGCCGGCACCGCCGCGTCGGCCAGCGCGTTCACCCCGCCCGCCGCCCGCAGCACTTCGTCGTTGACCGTGCCCGGCCCCGACGCCCACACCGGCGACGTGCCGAAGGCAAGCAGCACCCGCGGGCCGCCGGGGTCCGGCGTCGCCTCCGCGAACGCCGCCCGCACCGCCGCCGCG from Phycisphaera mikurensis NBRC 102666 carries:
- a CDS encoding enoyl-ACP reductase FabI, translated to MGLLSGHKGLIFGIANERSYAYFIAKQLIAHGAELGFTYLPMGKMEHRVKKACESLGVSDPWLVECDANSDESLDRVFDRYGKDHDRLDAVVHSIAFADRDYLKPDTFHTTPRSVFTAAMDTSAYTLLAMAQRALPLMQRTTAEKARPGGALVNMSYYGGEKVAPGYNVMGVAKACLEHTTRYLAAELGQPDRNVRVNSISAGPFKTLAGAGVGGMDKMIAYQEHTAPMKRCNTGEEVGDTAVYLLSDLSSGVTGETIHVDGGFHVMGVPPHADGG
- a CDS encoding alpha/beta hydrolase, with the translated sequence MPPFRTLELSDPAFETDHLRRVTVKTPNLGGRGDLTVFVPPGTAPEEKLPVVTLLHGVYGSHWCWSAKAGVHRTAAAMIASGELPPLLIAMPGDGGRFDGTGYRRHRDADYGAWIVEDVPAALIQAGLPAGAEAPRFLAGLSMGGYGALRLGAMHPDRFAGFAGHSSITRFEELGGFVEEDLDAYDLVDGDPHAIDALLRNRDRLPPFRFDCGVDDPLIDGNRRLHRELDAAGIAHGYAEHPGGHEWPYWQRHVSDTLRFFGGILRGA
- a CDS encoding alcohol dehydrogenase catalytic domain-containing protein, which gives rise to MLPAPIDAHETFSALVADGRGGHAVRTIEVGPPGPGELAVDLRASGICHTDFDSLSWGHPHVMGHEGAGVVAAAGEGVTGFAPGDRVLLNWAVPCLACGACRHGHRNLCERQNPATTPPGSPTTGAAHAAATRLGGEPLERSFHLGTMSGRTVVREAAAVRIPDGHDISWGAACIIGCGVMTGFGSAVKAGEVRAGDRCVVLGCGGVGLSAVQGCRIAGASRVVAVDLFDARLEMARAFGATDTIRAERDDAGLAGVAAQVRALFAGEGADVAVECTAVPALGAAPLAMVRNGGTAVQASGIEEEITVDMRLFEWDKTYRNPLYGGCDPAVDLPRLLELHRGGKLLLEEMVSRSYALEELDEAFADMRSGAIAKGVILFGD
- the pheT gene encoding phenylalanine--tRNA ligase subunit beta, whose protein sequence is MNASLAWLNRHLDRPVTADEAAEALTRVGFPVEGRWEAGDDTGLDVEVTSNRGDCLSHRGLARELCAATGRSLVPPRWPVDAAAPAGEAASVRVSIDAAADRACPRYLGFVVRGVKVGPSPAWLVDLLEAVKLRPVNNVVDATNLVLMDTGQPTHAFDLAAIAGGRVEARFAREGETLEAINHETYALQPSMLVIADGQRPQALAGVMGGAGSEVTADTTEVFLEVAAFDALTTRRTARALKLTSDASHRYERGTDLAAMEAVGRRLAGLVASLAGGTAAPGFAEAGGGVPARAPVAWRPARCSALLGIDVPMDRQVAHLRKLGLEVLPGEGPRREAEVPGWRNDLQREVDLVEEVARLEGLDDLPVRDRLEVSVRPPHPRLAAGRTLAEVLVAGGGHEAMCFAWATWEDATALGHREDELVRVDDDRSTAAPFLRPSLLPSLLAVRKRNQDAGNADPRSFEFAATWTRRGAEATERRQLGMVIDAPEPERDLRSLRGLVAEAAARLGVDAPEAVPDAEPAAGFAASAGLLWGGEAGGRLGLLSPSLQKRFGLACPVAAMEFPLDRLLGPQRRPAESSPLPRFPSTERDLSIVVDEETPWASVAAAVAEASPERMESLACVGVYRGKPLEPGTKSVTLRMVFRDAEKTLTREEVEPAVAAVVRTLERKTGGRLRA
- a CDS encoding iron chelate uptake ABC transporter family permease subunit — protein: MRTRPRVGLLVCGMLLVLACVARLLVGSSELGLAYPGLRAERLCVGAAVGVALATSGVALQALLRNPLAEPYLLGLSTGAAAGMVAVSLVAGGAGAALGAGLASGSGAAAGAGLSMAVVFKLGRRGGVLDPLGVLLVGVVVSTIGGAAVLLLGHLGGPGVREPLARWMLGTLGAEAASWPVVLAGVGGLAGVAWLARLGPALDVGTLDPDEAASLGVAVGRLRAVQFGLAGLLAAAAVAAAGPIAYVGLIAPHFGRVAVGPRHRPLVLASALLGAALLIGADALGAGVALASERGGRPIGVVPVGIWTAMLGGVVFLGAVRSRIGRG
- a CDS encoding sigma-70 family RNA polymerase sigma factor, whose product is MPPEAPSTTDPPASPERWLDDHGDALYRYARSRERDDHRAEDLVQETLLAAWAGRDGYAGVAAERAWLMGILRHKVVDEIRRNQRRPTEALPEGEDVFFDRRGRWKRRVDAWGVDPSAAMHEEDFHRVVDGCRAELPETLGEVFFRRYSGDEGVSEIAASLRVTAGSVSVRLHRARLAMRACLALRWLGGGGG
- a CDS encoding response regulator, whose amino-acid sequence is MPDAPSAPAAASSAGEGVEGALIFVVDDNEQNVELLQAYLDHLPVTVETAMDGHEALKRMEDAERPLPDLVLLDVMMPRMSGFEVCQRLKDDPRTRGVPVMMVTALNELGDIERGVEAGTDDFLPKPVNRLELLTRVKSLLRVRHLKKELDRTEAYIASMGGSAPGS
- a CDS encoding YbbR-like domain-containing protein gives rise to the protein MPVRRLFVHLETLFLVTLISVLVWLYAEGAMVRSYPRQRVAVDFTGPAGGRLAIEPEQTSAFVSFRGSAAQLQELRARLAGGPIEIPVRAGGEPLQEVELAERLDQLLFTPMGLVIDEVEPERMAVRVRRFATREVPVQVVADGLALREAAAASPATARITLPEDRVGLLERLGPVAQLTAQLAEGAGPAGEAAVLTLPLTLPEALLEAGAELETDAADVSFTLAAPESTLTLDAIPLRQLTPLNFAYEIVVANGEKVLRDVTLVGPPATLARIREGDPAHPVWAEIQLTDAASLTEGSRVVPVIVRTGGRTGVTASGLRNLEVQLVRKP
- a CDS encoding DUF2064 domain-containing protein encodes the protein MPEDVQGFAVVRIVVMAKAAVPGRVKTRLTTTGPGGEPALPPARAAAVHAAMLDAVLTRTKRFFDGFKPRPRLRLAMDDPAGAPPSAAGWEVVPQGGGDLGERMGRCGGEGGAVCLGVDSPDVPLDALEAAWWIAMGVDTARTGGRTLAAAGPVGDGGYWTLAVSRPMPPLLAGIDWGTSTVFEQTRAAAAAASLPFTALPPWHDVDDAADLAALRHRLEAADPATEPELARLRAALAALADPRTASV
- a CDS encoding peptidylprolyl isomerase yields the protein MTRSRSAPAWIFGLAAVAAASGGCAREGRPPAAAAAAVPAAAAVAFVAAEPVTAAELNDRLVEAAGPAVLEEIALGRLIDAQLRSRGEALAAEDLGAERERLLAALSNDPDAAERLLATLRERRGLGPVRFAALLRRNAGLRKLVAGEVVVDDAAVRRAFERSHGRRYRARLLSVATAAEAQTLRERAVAGEPFATLASEHSTDASRAAGGLLPPIHPDDATFPAAVRSAVQSLAPGEVSNPVALGAGFGYALIRLEEVLPADGALFAEEEAAVRGAVRADLERLRMEQAARALRAEAEVVLLDPRLAASPAER
- a CDS encoding anti-sigma factor family protein, with the protein product MPPGKVFTLTCREASRLGSDALDRRLAVREALAVRLHRSLCTSCRRFGRQLEAMDRALHRVTVRAGPPPRPTRPTLSREARGRIRRRLAAAAASPD